The Vitis vinifera cultivar Pinot Noir 40024 chromosome 18, ASM3070453v1 region GTCATTTTATTTGAATGCCTCTAAAGTCCGTGGATCTTTGCTCATGTGAAATGAGACCATGTGATAGTGCTCTTTGTAAATCCATAAAATATTAGAAGTTGCTAAGCTGCCTTTTTTCTCTATGCCTAGGGTTGAAAACCTCAAGAAGTTTAAGACTGAAGATGGAGATTGCCCCACATTGGTATGCACGGATTTGGCTGCTAGGGGAttggatttggatgttgatCATGTCATCATGTTTGATTTTCCCTTGAATTCTGTAAGCATCATTCTTTGACTACTTGTTGAGGTTTGAGAAGATCTTCTGTTTTTTCACTCAACTTTCCTCATATTTGGAAACTAAACTCTGTTTTTCTTTGACCTTTTAGATCGATTACCTCCATCGAACTGGAAGAACTGCACGAATGGGAGCAAAAGGTATGCATACTGGGTCTCggcttctctttttctttgcttaaaaataatgggaaaaaaccttctcttcttttctttgcaTGGAAGtgtttataataatatgaaatgaAATTGCATGCTGTGCATTACGGCTCTTATTATGTCACTCAGTGGAGCATAATCTCAAGTCTTTGGGGTTGGTGACATGAAATCATGAATGCTGAATCCTTCCCACTTGTAGAACTAGAACCACATCTTTTCTGTATGAATTGGGTGGGTGGTGTGGAGGTGAGGGTTTGGTTTGGTTAGGTCTGTGGTAGCAAGGTTGAGGCACATTGCTGAGTTGCTAAACCAAATACTTCTCTCAACAGGAAAAGTGACaagtttggttgctaagaaagaCCTGCTTTTAGCCACCCGAATTGAGGAGGCCATAAGGAAGAATGAGAGCCTAGAAGCTCTCACTGCAGATAACCTCCGAAGAGATGTTGCCAGGGCCAAGATAAGCGAGCAGAAGGCAAAGAATGCCAATTTGGTAAAAGTTTCAAAGCAGAAAAACAAGACTAAAGTGGAATCAATGAAGTCCTCCAGCAAGGCTGCCTCCACTCAGACATCAGGAAGAAAAACCTTGGGAGGGAAATCTGGAAAGGTATCTCCTCcaacaaaatctaaaaagacAGTCAAAATATTGAAGCCCTCAAAGTCTTCCTCTGCTGGAGGTGGTTCAAAAAGAGCGTTATCAGGTGTGATGAAACGTGCAGACAGCAAGAGGTCCAGCTCAGTTAAGTCTTCAACTTCGAAGCTTAGTGTCGTTGGATTCAGAGGCCGCAGTTCTTCATCCATCAAGAACTAATCAAAGCCCAGATTATTgtaatcaaaattttggttaaATTTATCTATAAATCCGGTTCTTTTGCACTTGTATGTAAGTttgttcaaaatcaatattgaaTAATGAAACATTAAATCAGcatttcaaatttcatacacATATTTCCATCACTTCAAGCTCAGGGTTGCACCAGAAGTTTTGGCATTAGAGACAACATTTCCTGCagaatcataaattataacacCAGAAAAATCAGGCAGCTGGCACTTCCCTCCCATGAGTATGTTCCTCTGCCATACTGATGCTTCCCCTTcttcaccatcaccatcaccaggCTGAGCCCCATGTCTAGCTATGAACATTGCATCTGAATCAACTTGTATAACAGGATCTGCATCATGGAAGCTGTGGCAACCACCACTCAAACGATGCCATTTCCGCGAATGGGAGGCACACATGAACAAAGCAAAAGCACACAGCAGAAGGGTTGCTGCTGCCAGGACTGCTTGAGATTGGCCGGTGAGGGGAGAAGAGAGGAGAAGCTGGGGAGCCATGGGAAATCTGTTTGAGGGTGAGTTATGTCATATGTGTGTGTAGTGTGTAGAAAGCTGGTTTATATATGTAGTAGACTCACTGTTTGCTAAATGGGGTTGCTGGGTTTAGGACAATGGAAGAGGATTTGGTAGGGTTTTGGAGTAGGGAGGTTTTGAGTTGGTTGTGGTTTCGGTGATCTTTGACCTTTGTCTCTTCATGCTTATGTTGGTTCCTTACTTTGGGTATTTGGCATCATTTGCTATATTATAGTCAATTTAATTGAATAATATCATTCCCATCTTTATTTTAGGCTCCGATCATCTTTAAGcggaatggaaaaaaaaaaaaaaaaaaatccttacgCATGTTTGGCCTATCGGAATGGGGAATAGGGAATGGGAATGGCCTATTAGAATGGGGAATGGGGAATGGGAAATGAGAatggatatttttatttttatttctatatccCTTTTAATATGAATGAATTTAGTGATTATAATTCTTGTGTTTGATTACACCAGGACTGTAAGATTAGAGTGATTGtttatttcaatttcaatgTTAGGCTAGAAggattatttcttttcattttgatgttaggtaacaatgaaaataagaatggaaaaaaaaaataaattgacgATAATATTTATACacatagtttaaaatattttttttattttcattaccAAAAAACCTTCTTTGAGAGTTtccttttttctaaataataaaagattgtTTGGTTGTGTAATTCGAAAACaatgttttattttgaaaagcaatttttatagcaatgtttggttgttattttctaaaaatagtttttaaaagcaaagtGAAATACAAAACCCTTTTTTAGATAAAGTAGGAAGTTGTTTTCAcataaagagaaataaaaaaaaaactataaaataaaataaataaaaaaatagaacacGGTACCTTTCTTCTTTTATTCTCTCTCCGTCACCCAATAACATTacaaaaaatctttaaatacgatgttcttttatttcattctcTATTCACCACTCAATACCAATacaaaaatctttaaatataatattcccttgaattatatatatgtatgtatgtatattgattttttcaaaattttttattaaacaaatagatttcaaattaaacaacacttaatacaaaaaaatcattcatttttaaaaatatttgaaactcaaaaactgATTCAATTAGTATTAGAAAATTGTGGAACTCAAAATCGATCAATCTAACATTAGAAAGTCACATATGAAAATTCTGATTAAGATATAAAACatgtaattaaaatattcatttatgaGAAATATATTTGAAGTACAAAAAATACAACCAAGGTATGAATAATGTGATCAAGATACCAAGATATGAAAAACATCACTAATTtatgtatgaaaaaaatgatttagttataaaaaaaaatatgactgaggtacaaaaaaaaatgtatttaggGTACAAAAATGTgacaataatattgtgatatggaatttgtgattaaaatatgaaaagtgtAACAAGacctttaatttatatatatatatatcacaaaaacaaaattcatcTTTTATCATGCTAAGTACAAATTTGATTATCTTACTCGTATTCGAGTATTAATTATCAAGTTTACATGAAAGTTTCtcttaaatataataattggCCAATTAAAAAAGAGTTAggaagtttttatattttgagaagtacataatttaattcatttaaatttcttctttggttgcatttattttttaaccatcttttattttatttttattttatctttaatatacATGTGTCAATAATGTTATAAATAAGTAATTGTTGTAAATACAgtggtgaatgaccacattgatggttATTTATGAACTctatttactcatctttaagatgagtaatgggggTTCATAttgtgaagcctataaaaggttTCTTACACCCTATGTAAGAAGCATcccgagaaaaagaaagatattctcttcctctcattctctctctctttctttctttcattctctcaacatttctcttctttgatttctttctccccccctctctctctctctctctctctatatatatatatatatatatatatattattaaagtacTACATAGTCATCTCTACTTTTATTTGAGtcacatttattctcattttacaacacgttatcaacACGAATTGCTCTAAAggtaattctcgtatcttaaacttgaagttatttatatagaataaaattttacatatttatattattgttgatttgttttgttacatattgttaaaagttataaacaaattatttgattttgtttataatcaaagtttaccaatgctatcaagttattataaccgattctaataatattgttttgtcatatatatgaagttatttgacaatgtcaAATATCACAAAACTTGATTatgtggcacttgacatttcgggaaagaactatctatcttggatccttgatgctgAAATACATTTTGATGCAATGAACCTTGGAGCTACGAtcaaaaaaggaaatcaagcatccccgTAAGATCGTACAaaagcattgattttccttcgccatcacttccatgaaggtttaaaaaatgagtatcttacggtaaaggacccttttactctatggagtaatttgaaggaaagatatgaccaccaGAAAATTGTGATTATCCCAAAAGCTcaatatgattggatgcacctaaggttgcaagattttaaaactgttagtgaatacaactccgcacttttcaaaatcagctctcaattaaaactgtgtggagaaaaaatcaCAGAAGAAGACAGGTTAGAGAAAATTTTTACTAAgtttcatgcctcgaatgtgctTCTGCAGCAGCAATATTGAGagcgtagatttacaaaatattct contains the following coding sequences:
- the LOC104877949 gene encoding uncharacterized protein LOC104877949 — protein: MAPQLLLSSPLTGQSQAVLAAATLLLCAFALFMCASHSRKWHRLSGGCHSFHDADPVIQVDSDAMFIARHGAQPGDGDGEEGEASVWQRNILMGGKCQLPDFSGVIIYDSAGNVVSNAKTSGATLSLK